A segment of the Kluyveromyces marxianus DMKU3-1042 DNA, complete genome, chromosome 5 genome:
ACATAGTACGAGCTGCCCTCAGGCATCAAGTGGAACACCTGCGAGAAACGTTGTGGGTTTTGCTCCTCATCGATGAGCAAATCACCGGTGATCATCACAAGAACATCACCGTTTGGAGAGGCTGGTTGCGCATCCAAAGTGGTGATACGGTGGGCCACCTTCTGGAAAGGCAAGGAAACAAGCTTCTCGACGATATCCTTGGCACCTTGGACCTGGGTGGTCTCAAAGGTCAACATGGACTGCTCTCTGTAGAGGTTGCCCAGTTGGGTTCTGTCCGAATCGAACTGGTTGTAGTAGAATTCTGTGAATTGTTGGGCCAAGGAGGAAAAATCGACGGACATGACACTTGATGGAGTATATCTGGGGAGTGGGGGGGAAACACTTTCAGCAAGAAAACACCGCTAATAAACCGTATATCTAGAACAACTTCGTGCTATCTTAAGCATCATCTTGTCTTGTTTCGATGCTTCATGCTGATTTCTTTTCGAAATTTCTAGGaggaggaaagaaaaagcgTGTGGCCGGGTAAATCATGGAACAGGTAAAAGGAAGGATTTGTGTGTCACGTGGAGTTCAAATCCAATCA
Coding sequences within it:
- the NTF2 gene encoding Ran GTPase-binding protein NTF2, producing the protein MSVDFSSLAQQFTEFYYNQFDSDRTQLGNLYREQSMLTFETTQVQGAKDIVEKLVSLPFQKVAHRITTLDAQPASPNGDVLVMITGDLLIDEEQNPQRFSQVFHLMPEGSSYYVYNDIFRLNYSA